One region of Scomber scombrus chromosome 10, fScoSco1.1, whole genome shotgun sequence genomic DNA includes:
- the nr1h5 gene encoding nuclear receptor subfamily 1, group H, member 5 isoform X1, protein MREWMELEMSFSAGGFLSAADGYCSTEQLQYYDMLADPLGYPLQDPDLQLLPYNQQQYSPSNLPFSLYGSPSSSTPSPSSSSSSSQPCHPSYHYSPHCLEAPCEPGPDPHCGALAQGLGVAGIPVGRRSRVGPGGKSRGQDELCVVCGDKASGYHYNALTCEGCKGFFRRSVTKKAVYHCKTGGGCEMDMYMRRKCQDCRLRKCRAVGMLAECLLTEVQCQSKRLRKGGKGRGPEEEDSTDSRRVSSTSRLPGQASSVSLTREQKYIIDRMVEAHRLYRAQESSHCRLFEWPCADEGEGLSNVVSPHLQRLLQFARTVPGFDLLDFPDQSSLLSVSSLEVMFLLSAQQFSNNPTSPSPVLQLFSMSTHNWLRNVESKENLHSRTLVNSGSSEDLLTPVLNFFQSTAALQVTEAEYTLLTATALLCSDRASLLAASCVEKMQELILDLLSRMCGSQAGAARGGPQRFGRLLGRLTELRTLRHNYLLLTRQQSGH, encoded by the exons ATGAGAGAGTGGATGGAGTTGGAGATGAGCTTTTCAGCAGGGGGGTTTCTCTCCGCCGCGGATGGTTACTGCTCCACAGAGCAGCTCCAGTACTACG ACATGCTGGCTGACCCTCTGGGCTACCCCCTACAGGACCCTGACCTCCAGCTGCTCCCTTACAACCAGCAACAGTACAGCCCTTCCAACCTGCCCTTCTCCCTCTACGGCTCACCGTCCTCCTCCaccccttccccctcctcctcctcttcctcttcgcAGCCCTGCCATCCTTCGTACCACTACAGCCCTCACTGCCTGGAGGCGCCCTGCGAACCCGGCCCCGACCCGCACTGCGGAGCCCTCGCCCAGGGGCTCGGAGTGGCGGGGATTCCTGTGGGGCGGAGGTCGCGAGTGGGTCCGGGAGGGAAGAGCAGAGGTCAGGATGagctgtgtgtggtgtgtggagATAAAGCATCAGGGTATCACTACAATGCTCTGACCTGCGAGGGATGCAAAg GTTTCTTCAGGCGTAGCGTGACAAAAAAAGCTGTGTATCACTGTAAGACCGGCGGAGGCTGTGAGATGGACATGTACATGAGGAGGAAGTGCCAAGACTGCCGGCTGAGGAAGTGCCGCGCCGTGGGAATGCTGGCCGAGT GCCTTCTGACGGAGGTGCAGTGCCAGTCCAAACGACTGAGGAAAGGAGGTAAAGGCAGAGGACCGGAGGAAGaggacagcacagacagcaggagggtCAGCTCTACCAGCAGGCTACCTGGACAG GCTTCATCTGTCAGTTTAACCCGAGAGCAGAAGTACATCATAGACAGGATGGTGGAGGCCCATCGACTGTACAGAGCGCAGGAGAGCAGCCACTGCAGG TTGTTTGAGTGGCCGTGTGCAGACGAAGGGGAGGGCCTGTCTAATGTCGTCTCACCTCATCTGCAAAGACTGCTGCAGTTTGCCAGGACAGTGCCAG GTTTTGATCTCCTGGACTTTCCAGACCAGAGCTCTCTGTTGTCTGTCTCTTCATTGGAAGTCATGTTCTTGCTCTCAGCTCAGCAGTTCTCCAACAACCCAACAAGCCCCAGTCCAG TCTTGCAGCTTTTCAGTATGTCAACACACAACTGGCTGAGAAATGTTGAGTCAAAGGAAAACCTCCACAGCAGGACGTTGGTCAATTCAG GAAGCAGTGAGGATCTCCTCACACCGGTGCTCAACTTCTTCCAGAGCACAGCAGCGCTGCAGGTGACGGAGGCTGAATACACCCTGCTCACCGCcacagctctgctctgctcag ACCGGGCGTCCTTGCTGGCGGCCAGTTGTGTCGAGAAAATGCAGGAACTGATCCTAGACCTGCTGTCTAGGATGTGTGGGTCCCAGGCCGGAGCTGCACGAGGGGGGCCACAGCGGTTTGGCCGTCTGTTGGGCAGACTGACGGAGCTACGGACCCTTCGTCACAACTACCTCCTTTTGACAAGACAGCAGTCTGGACACTGA
- the nr1h5 gene encoding nuclear receptor subfamily 1, group H, member 5 isoform X2 — MLADPLGYPLQDPDLQLLPYNQQQYSPSNLPFSLYGSPSSSTPSPSSSSSSSQPCHPSYHYSPHCLEAPCEPGPDPHCGALAQGLGVAGIPVGRRSRVGPGGKSRGQDELCVVCGDKASGYHYNALTCEGCKGFFRRSVTKKAVYHCKTGGGCEMDMYMRRKCQDCRLRKCRAVGMLAECLLTEVQCQSKRLRKGGKGRGPEEEDSTDSRRVSSTSRLPGQASSVSLTREQKYIIDRMVEAHRLYRAQESSHCRLFEWPCADEGEGLSNVVSPHLQRLLQFARTVPGFDLLDFPDQSSLLSVSSLEVMFLLSAQQFSNNPTSPSPVLQLFSMSTHNWLRNVESKENLHSRTLVNSGSSEDLLTPVLNFFQSTAALQVTEAEYTLLTATALLCSDRASLLAASCVEKMQELILDLLSRMCGSQAGAARGGPQRFGRLLGRLTELRTLRHNYLLLTRQQSGH, encoded by the exons ATGCTGGCTGACCCTCTGGGCTACCCCCTACAGGACCCTGACCTCCAGCTGCTCCCTTACAACCAGCAACAGTACAGCCCTTCCAACCTGCCCTTCTCCCTCTACGGCTCACCGTCCTCCTCCaccccttccccctcctcctcctcttcctcttcgcAGCCCTGCCATCCTTCGTACCACTACAGCCCTCACTGCCTGGAGGCGCCCTGCGAACCCGGCCCCGACCCGCACTGCGGAGCCCTCGCCCAGGGGCTCGGAGTGGCGGGGATTCCTGTGGGGCGGAGGTCGCGAGTGGGTCCGGGAGGGAAGAGCAGAGGTCAGGATGagctgtgtgtggtgtgtggagATAAAGCATCAGGGTATCACTACAATGCTCTGACCTGCGAGGGATGCAAAg GTTTCTTCAGGCGTAGCGTGACAAAAAAAGCTGTGTATCACTGTAAGACCGGCGGAGGCTGTGAGATGGACATGTACATGAGGAGGAAGTGCCAAGACTGCCGGCTGAGGAAGTGCCGCGCCGTGGGAATGCTGGCCGAGT GCCTTCTGACGGAGGTGCAGTGCCAGTCCAAACGACTGAGGAAAGGAGGTAAAGGCAGAGGACCGGAGGAAGaggacagcacagacagcaggagggtCAGCTCTACCAGCAGGCTACCTGGACAG GCTTCATCTGTCAGTTTAACCCGAGAGCAGAAGTACATCATAGACAGGATGGTGGAGGCCCATCGACTGTACAGAGCGCAGGAGAGCAGCCACTGCAGG TTGTTTGAGTGGCCGTGTGCAGACGAAGGGGAGGGCCTGTCTAATGTCGTCTCACCTCATCTGCAAAGACTGCTGCAGTTTGCCAGGACAGTGCCAG GTTTTGATCTCCTGGACTTTCCAGACCAGAGCTCTCTGTTGTCTGTCTCTTCATTGGAAGTCATGTTCTTGCTCTCAGCTCAGCAGTTCTCCAACAACCCAACAAGCCCCAGTCCAG TCTTGCAGCTTTTCAGTATGTCAACACACAACTGGCTGAGAAATGTTGAGTCAAAGGAAAACCTCCACAGCAGGACGTTGGTCAATTCAG GAAGCAGTGAGGATCTCCTCACACCGGTGCTCAACTTCTTCCAGAGCACAGCAGCGCTGCAGGTGACGGAGGCTGAATACACCCTGCTCACCGCcacagctctgctctgctcag ACCGGGCGTCCTTGCTGGCGGCCAGTTGTGTCGAGAAAATGCAGGAACTGATCCTAGACCTGCTGTCTAGGATGTGTGGGTCCCAGGCCGGAGCTGCACGAGGGGGGCCACAGCGGTTTGGCCGTCTGTTGGGCAGACTGACGGAGCTACGGACCCTTCGTCACAACTACCTCCTTTTGACAAGACAGCAGTCTGGACACTGA